Proteins from a genomic interval of Pseudomonadota bacterium:
- a CDS encoding FAD-dependent oxidoreductase, protein MNNEQERRGDARRGDARRSDARRSDARRHVVVVGAGIVGVSTAIELLRAGLEVTLIDRGEPGEGTSFGNGGVLAACAVVPVTVPGLLKKAPKMLFSADQPLFLKWSYLPRLLPWLRQYLKHANAADARRIAAAMNPIIGDSLADHQALARGTRAERWLRPSDYVFLYRDRAAFEADHFAWDIRRAEGFRWREIEGDAVAEYDPHISPDIRFLVALPDHGHITDPGQYVKDLAAHAVEQGARWLQGTVSDVVRENSQTVGVRVDGETVAADDVVLATGAWSRSLTDTLGISIPLESERGYHLELVEPSFMPSVPCMVASGKFVMTPMDGRLRLAGVVEFGGLNAPPSREPIELLKRQALEALPGITWRETREWLGHRPAPTDSIPLIGALDHVPGTWLGFGHQHVGLTGGPKTGRLLAQLISGNTPNIDMSPYAPARFATR, encoded by the coding sequence ATGAACAACGAGCAGGAGCGCCGCGGCGACGCACGACGTGGCGACGCCCGACGTAGCGACGCCCGACGTAGCGACGCCCGTCGCCACGTCGTCGTGGTCGGCGCCGGGATCGTGGGCGTGTCGACGGCAATCGAGTTGTTGCGTGCGGGCCTCGAGGTGACACTGATCGACCGGGGCGAGCCGGGCGAGGGCACCAGCTTCGGCAACGGCGGCGTGCTCGCGGCCTGCGCCGTGGTGCCGGTGACGGTGCCTGGCTTGCTGAAAAAGGCGCCGAAGATGCTGTTCAGCGCCGATCAGCCGCTGTTCCTGAAATGGTCCTACCTGCCCAGGTTACTGCCGTGGTTGCGGCAGTACCTCAAACACGCCAACGCCGCCGACGCGCGGCGCATCGCCGCGGCGATGAACCCGATCATCGGCGACAGCCTGGCCGACCACCAGGCCCTGGCGCGCGGCACCCGGGCCGAGCGGTGGCTACGGCCATCCGACTACGTTTTTCTGTACCGGGACCGGGCCGCCTTCGAAGCCGACCACTTTGCCTGGGACATTCGCCGCGCCGAGGGCTTTCGCTGGCGGGAAATCGAGGGCGACGCGGTGGCCGAGTACGACCCACATATCTCGCCGGACATCCGCTTTCTGGTGGCCTTGCCCGACCACGGCCACATCACCGACCCGGGCCAGTACGTCAAGGACCTGGCGGCCCACGCGGTCGAGCAGGGTGCGCGCTGGTTGCAAGGCACGGTGAGCGACGTCGTGCGCGAAAACAGCCAAACAGTGGGAGTGCGCGTCGACGGTGAGACGGTGGCGGCCGACGATGTGGTGCTGGCGACCGGGGCCTGGTCACGCTCGCTGACCGACACGCTGGGCATCTCGATTCCACTCGAGAGCGAACGCGGCTACCACCTCGAGCTGGTCGAGCCGAGTTTCATGCCGAGCGTGCCCTGCATGGTGGCCTCGGGCAAGTTCGTCATGACGCCGATGGACGGGCGGCTGCGCCTTGCGGGGGTGGTCGAGTTCGGTGGACTGAACGCGCCACCGTCGCGCGAGCCGATCGAGCTGCTCAAACGGCAGGCGCTCGAGGCGTTGCCCGGGATCACCTGGCGTGAGACACGGGAGTGGCTGGGCCACCGACCGGCGCCAACCGACTCCATCCCCTTGATCGGCGCGCTCGACCACGTACCCGGTACCTGGCTTGGCTTTGGTCACCAACACGTGGGCCTCACTGGCGGGCCCAAGACTGGGCGCCTGCTCGCGCAACTCATCTCGGGGAACACCCCGAACATCGACATGAGCCCCTACGCGCCAGCGCGGTTCGCGACGCGCTGA